From Anaerobranca gottschalkii DSM 13577, the proteins below share one genomic window:
- the cas2 gene encoding CRISPR-associated endonuclease Cas2, with protein sequence MFVILVYDVEQKRVNKVLKTCRKYLYWVQNSVLEGEITESRLTKLKMELERIIDKEKDSVIIYRFSTRKYQVIETMGIKKGGEENIL encoded by the coding sequence ATGTTTGTGATATTAGTTTATGATGTAGAACAAAAGCGGGTAAATAAGGTGCTAAAAACATGTAGGAAATATTTATATTGGGTACAAAATTCAGTTTTAGAAGGGGAAATAACAGAAAGTAGGTTAACAAAATTAAAAATGGAATTAGAAAGAATAATAGATAAAGAAAAGGATTCAGTTATAATCTATAGATTTTCTACTAGGAAATATCAAGTAATAGAAACAATGGGTATAAAAAAAGGTGGAGAAGAAAATATATTATAA
- the tyrS gene encoding tyrosine--tRNA ligase: MVNVFDVLQERGFIQQTTHEEEIKELLGKEKVTFYTGYDPTADSLHIGHFLQLMAMAHLQKAGHRPIVLIGGGTTMVGDPTGKTDIRKMLTEEEIKKNSERFKEQISKFLDFGEGKAIMVNNAEWLMDLNYIWFLREIGRHFSVNRMLTAECFKSRMEKGLSFLEFNYMLMQSYDFLELFRRYGCTLQLGGDDQWSNIISGVDLIRRVEGKPAYGMTFTLLTTSEGKKMGKTEKGAIWLDPEKTSPYEFYQYWRNVDDNDVINCLKLLTFVPMDEIRELEKLQGAEINKAKEVLAFEVTKIVHGEEEAIKSRDAAKALFEKGGVAGSIPSTEMEKENFEKGILVLDLLQEAGLTSSKSEGRRLVQQGGISINGEKITDINQVITLEWFEDNAIMIKKGKKVYHQVLIK, encoded by the coding sequence ATGGTTAACGTATTTGATGTTTTACAAGAAAGGGGCTTTATTCAACAAACAACCCATGAGGAAGAAATAAAAGAGTTGTTAGGAAAAGAAAAAGTCACTTTTTATACTGGCTATGATCCTACCGCTGACAGCCTTCATATAGGACATTTTCTACAATTAATGGCTATGGCCCATCTACAAAAAGCTGGTCACAGACCTATTGTTTTAATTGGTGGAGGGACTACTATGGTAGGAGACCCCACTGGTAAAACTGATATAAGAAAAATGTTAACAGAAGAAGAAATTAAGAAAAACAGCGAAAGGTTTAAAGAGCAAATCTCCAAGTTTTTAGATTTTGGCGAAGGTAAAGCTATAATGGTAAACAATGCTGAATGGTTAATGGATTTAAATTACATTTGGTTTTTAAGGGAAATAGGTAGACATTTTTCCGTAAACCGGATGCTAACTGCCGAATGTTTTAAATCAAGGATGGAAAAGGGTTTATCCTTTTTAGAATTCAACTATATGTTAATGCAGTCTTATGACTTCTTAGAGTTATTCCGCCGTTATGGTTGTACTTTGCAGCTAGGGGGAGATGACCAGTGGTCTAATATTATTTCAGGTGTAGACTTGATTCGTAGAGTTGAAGGTAAACCAGCCTATGGTATGACCTTTACCCTTTTAACTACCAGTGAAGGTAAGAAAATGGGTAAAACAGAAAAAGGTGCTATTTGGTTAGACCCAGAAAAAACTTCACCATACGAATTTTACCAATACTGGCGCAATGTTGATGACAATGATGTGATCAATTGCCTTAAATTATTGACCTTTGTTCCTATGGATGAGATTAGGGAATTGGAAAAACTACAAGGGGCAGAAATTAATAAGGCTAAAGAAGTATTAGCCTTTGAAGTAACGAAAATTGTCCATGGTGAAGAAGAGGCTATAAAATCTAGGGATGCTGCTAAAGCCCTGTTTGAAAAAGGGGGAGTAGCGGGATCTATTCCATCTACGGAAATGGAAAAAGAAAATTTTGAAAAGGGAATTTTGGTATTAGACTTACTACAAGAAGCAGGTTTAACATCATCTAAGAGTGAAGGAAGAAGACTAGTACAACAAGGGGGAATCTCCATCAATGGAGAAAAGATTACTGATATAAATCAAGTAATTACCTTAGAGTGGTTTGAAGATAATGCTATTATGATTAAAAAAGGAAAAAAAGTATATCATCAAGTTTTAATAAAATAA
- the cas1b gene encoding type I-B CRISPR-associated endonuclease Cas1b, producing MKKNIYVFNDGEISRKDNTILFQSEAGRKVLPVEDISSFFFFGEVTLNKKFLEFVSQKEIILHFFNYYGYYTGSYYPREHYNSGYMILKQAEHYLDKDKRIKLARSFVLGSSRNMLSVIRYYLNRGKELRDVEDNILGYYGSIAEYDSTDELMGIEGNIRETYYKAFDKIIEDENFRFEQRTKRPPKNHLNALISFGNSMLYTTVLGEIYKTHLDPRIGYLHSTNFRRFTLNLDVAEIFKPLLVDRLIFYLLSKKMIQKKHFDNDLGGIMLKEEGKRIFVEEFDKRLKTTIQHKELGRSISYRWLIRMELYKLEKHLLQEKEYIPFVSKW from the coding sequence TTGAAAAAGAATATCTATGTTTTTAATGATGGTGAAATTAGTAGAAAAGATAACACAATTTTATTTCAATCAGAAGCTGGAAGAAAAGTTTTACCGGTAGAGGATATTAGTAGTTTTTTCTTTTTCGGTGAAGTAACCCTTAATAAAAAGTTTTTAGAATTTGTTTCACAAAAGGAGATTATTCTTCATTTCTTTAATTATTATGGTTACTATACTGGAAGTTATTATCCAAGGGAACATTACAATTCCGGATATATGATTTTAAAACAGGCAGAACATTATTTAGATAAAGATAAAAGGATAAAATTAGCTAGGTCCTTTGTTTTAGGAAGTAGTAGAAATATGTTGAGTGTTATAAGGTATTATTTAAATAGAGGGAAAGAACTTAGAGATGTGGAAGATAATATTTTAGGTTATTATGGATCAATTGCTGAATATGATTCAACAGATGAGCTAATGGGAATAGAAGGAAATATCAGGGAAACCTACTATAAAGCTTTTGATAAAATAATTGAAGATGAAAATTTTAGGTTTGAACAAAGAACTAAAAGGCCTCCTAAAAATCATTTAAATGCCTTGATTAGTTTTGGCAACTCCATGCTCTATACAACTGTCTTAGGGGAGATTTATAAAACCCATTTAGATCCTAGAATTGGGTATTTACATTCAACTAATTTTAGGAGGTTTACTTTAAATTTAGATGTTGCAGAAATCTTTAAACCTTTACTAGTTGATAGATTGATTTTTTATCTTTTAAGTAAGAAAATGATCCAAAAGAAACATTTTGATAATGATTTAGGTGGAATCATGTTAAAAGAAGAAGGTAAAAGGATATTTGTAGAAGAATTTGATAAAAGATTAAAGACGACAATTCAACATAAAGAGTTAGGTAGAAGTATTTCCTACAGATGGTTAATAAGAATGGAACTTTATAAATTAGAGAAGCATTTACTCCAAGAAAAGGAATACATTCCTTTTGTTTCCAAATGGTGA
- the cas4 gene encoding CRISPR-associated protein Cas4, with product MKEISVNGTLVWYYYICKRQVWLMARNINPNQDNPLLDLGRFIQEYSYERDKRKEVIVGNIKIDVIKKGKKEIIVGEVKKSSKFKESAKMQLAFYLWELKKIGIDSSGVLMFPKEKERIEVVLDDELIEKVEISAKDILKIIYEEKPQPAIKIGYCKNCAYSEFCWA from the coding sequence TTGAAGGAGATTAGTGTAAATGGTACTTTAGTGTGGTATTACTATATTTGTAAAAGACAGGTTTGGCTGATGGCGAGAAATATTAACCCAAATCAAGATAATCCCCTTCTTGATTTGGGTAGATTTATTCAAGAATATAGCTATGAACGGGATAAAAGAAAGGAAGTTATAGTAGGAAATATAAAAATAGATGTTATAAAAAAGGGGAAAAAAGAAATTATAGTAGGTGAAGTGAAAAAATCATCAAAGTTTAAAGAAAGTGCTAAAATGCAACTAGCCTTTTATCTTTGGGAATTGAAGAAAATAGGGATAGACTCTTCAGGTGTTTTAATGTTTCCTAAAGAAAAGGAGCGAATAGAAGTAGTTTTAGATGATGAGTTAATAGAAAAGGTGGAGATAAGTGCTAAAGATATTTTAAAGATAATATATGAAGAAAAACCTCAACCTGCTATAAAAATAGGGTATTGTAAAAATTGTGCCTATAGTGAATTTTGTTGGGCATAG
- a CDS encoding sodium/glutamate symporter, translating to MTANVVGFSLLLLGLLLVLGKWIRVSTPILQDLFLPSSLIAGFFALLLGPEVLGRFFTIIPDKSLQVWRVLPGLMINVVFAALFIGKRLPNIKTVWKLAGPQVVMGYCISFGQYVVGLLLVIFLLTPVFDIDPTAGALIEVAFVGGHGTAAGMASTFQEIGFPEGADLALGLATVGVLGGVIIGMFLINWGIRRKKLVNEIKIQTRDEIEKKGINELDTREPAGYLSTRLESIEPLSLHFGYIAIAILLGYGILQGLVRLEEVLWGARTGVYLIRYVPLFPLAMVGGMIVQGILDKIDPYNTVDRQMINRIQGLALDVLIVSALATLSLTVIGENLIPFLLLSLVGILWTVFCFVFLAPKMLPDYWFERGIGDFGQSMGVTATGLLLMRVADPENKTPALESFGYKQILFEPFVGGGLFTAASVPLIYQFGAVPILIFTGIIAFGSLIFGLFITGKKNK from the coding sequence ATGACTGCTAATGTAGTAGGTTTTAGCTTACTTTTACTTGGCTTATTATTAGTTTTAGGAAAGTGGATTAGGGTAAGTACACCTATATTACAGGATTTGTTTCTACCTAGTTCTTTAATTGCAGGATTTTTTGCTTTGTTATTGGGACCAGAAGTACTAGGCCGTTTTTTTACAATTATTCCAGATAAGTCTTTACAGGTGTGGAGAGTTTTGCCAGGTCTGATGATAAACGTAGTATTCGCTGCATTATTTATTGGAAAGAGATTACCTAATATTAAAACTGTGTGGAAATTAGCAGGACCACAAGTGGTAATGGGTTATTGTATTTCTTTTGGTCAATATGTAGTAGGTTTGTTGTTAGTAATTTTCCTTTTAACACCAGTTTTTGACATTGATCCAACTGCAGGGGCTTTAATCGAAGTGGCCTTTGTAGGAGGCCATGGTACAGCGGCAGGGATGGCTTCAACTTTCCAAGAAATCGGTTTTCCAGAGGGAGCAGATCTAGCTTTAGGCTTAGCTACAGTTGGGGTCCTTGGTGGAGTAATTATAGGTATGTTTTTAATAAACTGGGGTATAAGAAGAAAGAAATTAGTTAATGAAATTAAAATCCAAACTAGGGATGAAATCGAAAAGAAAGGGATAAATGAGTTAGATACAAGAGAACCTGCAGGCTATTTAAGTACCAGGTTAGAATCTATTGAACCCTTATCCCTTCACTTTGGTTACATAGCAATAGCCATTTTATTAGGCTACGGAATTTTACAAGGTCTTGTAAGGTTAGAAGAGGTACTTTGGGGTGCTAGAACTGGAGTGTATCTCATAAGATATGTTCCCCTTTTTCCACTGGCTATGGTAGGTGGAATGATAGTTCAAGGGATATTAGACAAAATAGATCCTTACAATACTGTTGATAGACAGATGATTAATAGGATTCAAGGTTTAGCTTTAGATGTACTAATTGTAAGTGCATTAGCAACCTTATCTTTAACGGTAATAGGGGAAAACTTAATTCCTTTCTTATTATTAAGTTTAGTTGGTATTTTATGGACAGTATTTTGCTTTGTGTTTTTAGCTCCAAAAATGCTTCCAGATTATTGGTTTGAAAGGGGTATAGGAGATTTTGGCCAATCTATGGGAGTAACGGCAACGGGGCTACTTCTTATGCGGGTAGCTGATCCGGAAAACAAAACCCCTGCCCTTGAAAGTTTCGGTTACAAACAGATTTTGTTTGAACCCTTTGTAGGTGGAGGATTATTCACAGCTGCCTCGGTTCCTTTAATTTATCAATTTGGAGCTGTACCAATTTTAATCTTTACTGGAATTATAGCTTTTGGATCATTAATTTTTGGCCTGTTTATAACCGGTAAAAAAAATAAATAA